In Onychostoma macrolepis isolate SWU-2019 chromosome 04, ASM1243209v1, whole genome shotgun sequence, one DNA window encodes the following:
- the pgm3 gene encoding phosphoacetylglucosamine mutase produces MAQFDKVSQKSKLHPKPEGLTLQYGTAGFRTHAKHLDHIMFRMGLLATLRSKKTKSTIGVMVTASHNPEEDNGVKLIDPMGEMVTAVWEGYATQLANAEQDSLLKELKDILEKEDIDVSEPASVYVGKDTRPSSASLSQAVLDGVSSLGGKTHDYGLVTTPQLHYMVCCCNTRGCYGSPTVEGYYQKLSQAFLQLTQNASNRTDDQKRLQVDGANGIGALKMREMEAFLRSELQVVLSNDGSSGKLNHMCGADYVKVQQKAPQGMNMGVGERCCSFDGDADRIVYYYTDSKGCFHLLDGDKIATLISTYLKELLTQAGLNLQIAVVQTAYANGSSTRYLEDVMKVVVCCTKTGVKHLHHAAQEYDIGVYFEANGHGTVLFSKAAQKQIQELVKDLNTNDERKQAVKLLESTINLINQTVGDAISDMLVIEAVLAIRGMSVQDWDAIYTDLPNRQLKVTVSDRRVIDTTDAERKAVTPEGLQDAIDSLVKKYKNARSFVRPSGTEDVVRVYAEADTQESADSLAHEVSLAVYRLAGGVGDEPKPLH; encoded by the exons ATGGCTCAGTTTGACAAAGTATCCCAAAAGTCCAAGCTGCATCCGAAGCCGGAGGGCCTGACGTTGCAGTATGGCACAGCTGGATTCCGCACTCACGCCAAACATCTGGATCACATCATGTTCCGCATGGGGCTTTTGGCAACTTTGAGGTCCAAAAAGACAAAATCCACCATTGGAGTCATGGTGACCGCCTCTCATAACCCAGAA GAAGACAATGGGGTGAAGCTTATTGACCCCATGGGGGAGATGGTGACAGCGGTGTGGGAGGGATACGCCACACAACTCGCTAACGCCGAGCAGGACTCTCTTCTCAAGGAACTGAAGGACATTCTTGAGAAAGAGGACATCGACGTGAGCGAGCCGGCAAGTGTCTATGTCGGCAAAGACACCAG aCCGAGCAGTGCTAGTCTCTCTCAGGCTGTACTGGATGGCGTTTCCAGTTTAGGCGGCAAAACTCATG ACTATGGTCTGGTCACCACTCCCCAGCTGCATTATATGGTGTGCTGTTGCAACACGCGTGGCTGCTACGGCAGTCCCACTGTTGAGGGCTACTACCAAAAACTCTCACAGGCTTTCCTTCAGCTCACCCAGAAC GCCTCAAACCGCACCGATGATCAGAAGAGGCTTCAGGTGGATGGAGCCAACGGCATCGGCGCATTGAAGATGAGAGAAATGGAGGCGTTTCTTCGCTCCGAACTGCAGGTGGTGCTTTCGAATGACGGCAGTAGTGGGAAACTCAACCACATGTGTGGAGCAGATTACGTCAAAGTCCAGCAAAAAGCGCCTCAAG GTATGAATATGGGAGTAGGTGAACGCTGCTGCTCGTTCGATGGTGATGCCGATCGCATTGTTTACTATTACACCGACTCTAAAGGCTGCTTCCATCTGCTGGACGGAGACAAGATCGCTACTCTCATCAGCACGTACCTCAAAGAGCTGCTCACACAG gcaGGGTTGAACCTACAGATTGCTGTTGTTCAGACAGCATATGCTAATGGGAGCTCAACTCGCTACTTGGAGGATGTCATGAAG GTCGTTGTATGCTGTACGAAAACAGGAGTGAAGCACCTACATCATGCGGCACAGGAATATGATATTGGAGTGTATTTTGAGGCTAATGGACATGGAACT GTTTTGTTTAGCAAAGCAGCACAGAAACAGATTCAGGAGCTGGTGAAAGACTTGAACACAAACGATGAGAGAAAACAAGCGGTGAAACTCCTGGAGAGCACAATCAATCTGATCAACCAG ACGGTGGGAGATGCAATCTCGGATATGCTAGTGATTGAAGCAGTGTTGGCCATCCGAGGGATGTCTGTGCAAGACTGGGACGCAATTTACACAGATCTGCCCAACCGCCAACTTAAAGTCAcg GTGTCAGACCGGCGTGTTATAGATACGACAGATGCAGAAAGGAAAGCCGTGACTCCAGAGGGTCTGCAGGATGCCATCGACTCGCTTgtaaagaaatacaaaaacgCTCGGTCTTTCGTTAGACCGTCTGGAACCGAAGATGTGGTCAGAGTCTATGCTGAGGCTGACACACAG gAAAGTGCTGATAGTCTGGCTCATGAGGTCAGTCTGGCTGTGTATCGTCTCGCCGGAGGAGTCGGAGACGAGCCAAAACCTTTACACTGA